Part of the Desulfohalovibrio reitneri genome is shown below.
GTGCAGCAACTGCTTCGATTGGCCGGTGAAATGGGCGAGGGAATGGGCTACCAGACCTACGTGGTCGGAGGCTTTGTGCGCGATCTGCTGCTGGGCAAGCCTAACTTCGACGTGGACCTGGTGGTCGAAGGAGACGGCATTATTTTCGCCCGACGCCTGGCCGCGGAACTTGGCGGCCGGGTCAAGGCGCACCAAAAGTTCAAAACGGCCGTGGTCATCCTGCCCGACGGCCGGCACGTGGACGTGGCAACAGCCCGGTTGGAATACTACGAATACCCGGCCGCGCTGCCCACTGTGCAGCTTTCATCCATCAAAATGGATTTGTACCGCCGCGACTTCACCGTCAACGCCCTTGCTGTACGGATCAATCCGGAGTCCTACGGCAAGCTGGTGGACTTCTTTGGCGCGCAACGCGACCTCAAGGACAAGGTGATACGGGTGCTCCACTCCCTCTCCTTTGTGGAGGACCCCACGCGCATACTCCGGGCCGTCCGCTTCGAGCAGCGCTTCGGGTTCACCATGGGCGGGCAGACGGAGCGCCTCATCAAAAGCGCCGTCAATATGCAATTCTTCCAGAAGCTTTCTGGTTCGCGTATTTTCAACGAACTCAAGCTGATCTTCAAGGAGCGGCGAGCCAAGGCGAGCATCCTGCGCATGGAGGAACTGGGGCTGTGGGGGCAATTGCATCCTGATTTGCGCGTCACCCCGAAAATGCGGGAAATGCTCGACAGCTTGGAAGAGGTGCTTGACTGGCGTCGGTTGCTTTACCTTGCCGAGCCCGAGCCGGAACCCTGGAAGGCATGGCTGTTGTGCCTAGTGCGCGACCTGGACGCGGATGGTGTGGATGCCCTGGTGGAGCGTCTCAGCTTTTCCAAGCGTGATCGCAAGGAGTTTTCCGACCTTCGCGCCGCGGTCAATGAAGCCTTTCATGCCATATCCCGCTGGATCGGCAAGGAAGGCCCCCTCTCCGAATTGTATTTCCTGCTTGAAAAAGTTCCCGAGGAAGGGGTTCTCTACCTCATGGCCCGCTCCACACGGGAGGAAATACGCAAGGGTATTTCCCTGTATCTTTCCAGACTCCGGGAAGAGGGACTGGACATTGACGGCGAGGACCTCAAACAGCTCGGCGTCCCTCCCGGCCCCCGGCTGGGTGAGATTCTGCGGCTCGTGCAGGCGGCCAAGGTGGACGGCCGGGCGGATTGCCGCGAAGAACAGCTTTCCCTGGCCAGGCGTCTGGTCTCGGGAGTGGAGGCCGGTTGAGCCCGCCGCCCTTGCCCTTCGGGGCTGGCGCGTGTATTGAATCCCTTTTCGCGCCATGCGGAGAGAAGAAATGAATCAGGAAAGATACATAGCGGTCATCGGCGACGGCAGCCACGCACCTCACGCTGAGCAAACCGCCAAGAAGCTCGGCCAAATGCTGGCGGATGCGGGATTCACCCTCGTTTCCGGAGGCCTCAAGGGCGTCATGAGCGCGGCCAGCGAGGGGGCCCGTGAACGGGGCGGGCACACCGTTGGCCTTTTGCCCGGGCTGGACCGCGAGGACGCCAACGAATTCATCGAGGTCCCCGTGGTCACGGGACTCGGCCATATGCGCAATTTCCTTGTGGTGGCCAATGCCGATCTGGTCATCGCGGTCGAAGGAGGCTGGGGGACGCTCTCCGAGCTGGCCCTGGCCAAGAAGATCGGCAAGACGGTCATCGCCATCGGCCGCTGGAGTTCAATCGATGGGGTTCTCCCCGCTGACGATCCGGCCATGGCGGTCGACCTCGCCAAAAAGTGTTTCGCGGAGGAATATTAATGGAGGTGCTTTGGGCGCCCTGGCGCATGGACTACATTCTCGGCCCCAAACCGGACGAATGCGTCTTCTGCCTGCCGGAAACCACCGAAGAAGACGAGGAAAGGCTTGTGCTCCACCGGGGCGAGCTTGCCTACGTCATCATGAACAAGTATCCATACAACAACGGCCATCTCATGGTCGCTCCCTTCAGGCACGCGAGTTGTCTGACGGAACTCAGCCGCGAGGAAGCCAACGAAGTCATGGAACTTGTCACACGCAGCGTCGACGCCCTGAACAGGGCCTTTTCCCCGGAAGGCGTCAACGCGGGGCTAAACCTCGGTGATGCCGCCGGAGCCGGCATCGCCGCCCACCTGCATTTCCAGATAGTCCCCAGGTGGAACGGCGACGCCTCGTTTATGGCTGTATTCGCTGAAACACGCGTCATCCCCGAACATCTGCTCGCCACGTACAACAAGCTCAAGCCGTTTTTTTAAGCCTTTCAAGCCAAGGAGAGAACCATGCGTTACATCAAGGTCCTGCTGCTCGCCCTGCTCTTCGTCGTGGCCATGATTTTCTTCATACAGAACACGCCGGTTCTCTCTCAGGATATTCAGCTCAAGCTGGAAGTCCTGCAGTGGAAGTGGGTTTCCGTGCCCATGCCTATCTACCTGTTTGTTCTCATCGCCTTTTTGGTGGGCGCCGTGCTGTCCACGCTCTACTTCCTTGTGGACAAGATTCGCTCCGGCTCGGAGTTGAAAGCCGCCCAGTCCAAGGCCAAGCGGCTTGAAGGCGAAGTGGCCGAACTGAAGAAAAAGCAGGAGACCGCTTCCTCCTTCTCTTCCTCCAGGCCGAGCTTCGGCTCTTCCGCCACCCCCGCCGCCGGTTCCTCGGATTCCTCTGGTGAGGACGAGGAACAATCCGGGGCCTAACGGACCGGAGACGGCATGGCGCCGTGGTCTTGTTTTCGGGACATCTTCGGGGAGGGGGCGGAGCACGAGGGGCTTGGCCTCCTGCCCACCAGCGAGGGATATCCCGATCCTTCCCGGGACACTCTGGCGGCCATAGGTGAATTGAGCCGGGCGGTGGAGAGCAACCCGGACGCCTTTGAAATCTATCTCGCCCTGGGAAACCTGTTCCGCTCCCAAGGAGAGCTTGAGCGGGCGGTCCATCTCCGCGGCAACCTCATATCCAAGCCGGGCCTTGAGAACCATCTCAAGGCCCGGGCTTTTTATGAACTCGGGCGCGACTACAAACGCGCCGGCTTCATGGATCGCGCCCTTGAGGCGTTGGGAAAGGCCGAGAAACTGGCCGACACGGATCCGATCATCCGCTTCGAGCTGGCTCGGCTGTATGCGGAAACCGGAGAAATGCGGCGAGCCGCGGATTTGTACGGCGAACTCGGGCACTCCCTGGCACAGGCTCACTACCTCGTTCGCTTGGCAGGAGAACGCTTCTCGCGCGAGGACGAGCAAGGCGGACGGGAGTTGTTAGACAAGGCGCTGGAGGTCTACCCGGGCGCGGTGGAAGCCTGGACCGAGTTGCTGCTGCTCGACTTGCAGACAGCCTCTGGCGAGGACATCGCGGAGAGGCTCCGCGCGGCGCTTGGGGAAGTTTCCGTCGACCTTCGTTTTGTCCTCCTGGAAATGCTGCTTCGCTTTCTGGACGACGGGGTGGGTGCGCCTCTGGATCAGCGGGCCGCGGAGCATCTTCTTGACGTGCTCCGCGAACGGGAACCAGCAGCCCTCATGGAGTACTATTCCGGGCTGATATCCCTGCGCTGCGGCATCCGCGACGAAGGGCTGGACAGGCTTGAGCGGGCCGTGGTTTTGCAACCGGATTTCTGGCCCGCGAGATTGGAACTGCTCTCCCTGACCCTGCCTGAGCAGGGAGTTGGTCCCGTATTGCGTGAGCAGTTGGACTTCTTCTTGTCCACGGCAAGGGCTGTCAAAAGATACGTTTGCCGTGTTTGCGGCCTGCGCAATCCCGGTGTGTTCTATGTCTGCCCCCGCTGCCAAAGCTGGCATTCCATCGGCTTTCGAATGCGTTTGAGCGAGTGATGACGTCAAAGACCAAGCTCACCCCCATGTTCGAGCAGTACCTCCGCATGAAGGAGGAACACCCGGATTCTCTGCTCTTTTTCCGCATGGGCGACTTCTACGAACTTTTTTTCGAGGATGCGGAAACCGCTGCCAGGGAACTGCAGATCGCCCTGACTTCCCGCAACCCCAATCAGGAGACCAGGGTGCCCATGTGCGGGGTGCCCCATCACTCCGCTGACAATTATATCAGCCAACTCCTGGGCAAAGGATACAAGGTGGCGGTCTGCGACCAGGTGGAGGACCCCAAGGAAGCCAAGGGACTGGTCAAACGGGCCGTGACCCGGGTGATGACCCCGGGTACAGTGACCGAGGAATCCAATCTCGACGCCAAAGACCACAACTACTTGGCCGCCCTGCTTTTTGACGCGGGCTCCGGCACCGGAGCGGTTGCCTGGATCGACTTCTCCACCGGCCAATGGAGCGGGTTCGAGTCCCGCAGCGAACCCGTCCTATGGCAGTGGCTGCAGAAAATGGACCCCTCCGAGGTTTTGCTTGCGGCCGGCACCGAGCCGCCAACCCAGTTCGCCGCTTCCGTGCGCGGGGCAACCCACGTGCCCCCCGGGGCCTTCTTCGACCGCAAGGGGGCGGAGCGCAAACTCATGGAGGCCCAGGGGGTGACGGATCTGTCCGTGCTGGACCTGGCCGACAAGCCCCAGCTGGTGCGTGTTCTGGGCGGCCTGCTTACCTATCTCCGGCAGACGCAGATGCAGGACCCCAACCACCTGGGCACGTTCCAGCCCCTGAACCTGGGCAAGTTCTGCATCATTGACGAGATCACCGAGCGCAACCTGGAAATCTTCCGCACCCTGGATGGACGAATAGGTAAGGGAACCCTGCGTCACGCCGTGGACCAAACCCTCACGCCCATGGGCGGCAGACTGCTGGAGGAGCGGCTGAAGCGTCCCTGGCGGGACCCCGCGCCTATACGGCGGAGTTTGGACGCGGTGCAGCGCTTGGTGGATCGGCCGGACCCGCGGGCGGAACTTCGCTCACGACTTGGTGAAGTCTTCGACCTTGAGCGACTCTCCACGCGCGTTTTTCTGGGGCGGGCCACCCCCAAGGACTTGGCGGCCCTGCGCCACAGCCTGAGCCTGCTTCCCGGTCTGGCCGAAACCCTCCGGCGCGAGGCGGACGAATCTCCCCTGCCCGAGGCCATGGCCAAGATGGATCGGGACTGGGACGACATGGCCGACATCCGCGAGCTGCTGGAATCCGCACTGGTGGACTCCCCCCCGCCGGTCATTACTGAGGGGGGGCTCTTTCGAAAGGGGCATAGCGAGGAGCTGGATGAGCTGATCCGCCTCACCGACGAAGGCGAGGGGCTTGTCTCCGAACTGTTAAGGCGAGAGCGGGAACATACAGGCCAGCCCAAGCTGAAGCTCGGCTTCAACAAGGTATTCGGCTACTACTTCGAGCTTTCCCGCAGCCAGGCTGGCGAACTGCCCGGGCGGTTCAACCGACGGCAGACGCTGGTTAACGCGGAACGATTCATCACCGACGAACTCAAGGAGCTTGAGGAAAAGCTGCTCAGCGCCTCGGACCAGCGGCGCGACCTGGAATACTCCCTGTTCATCGAGCTTCGGGAAAAGCTGGCCCGCGTTCGACCGCGATTTCTGGCCGTGGCCCGGGCCGTGGCAGAACTGGATCTCTGGCAGGGACTGGCCGAAGTGGCGCACTGCCAGGACTGG
Proteins encoded:
- a CDS encoding HIT family protein, with protein sequence MEVLWAPWRMDYILGPKPDECVFCLPETTEEDEERLVLHRGELAYVIMNKYPYNNGHLMVAPFRHASCLTELSREEANEVMELVTRSVDALNRAFSPEGVNAGLNLGDAAGAGIAAHLHFQIVPRWNGDASFMAVFAETRVIPEHLLATYNKLKPFF
- a CDS encoding TIGR00725 family protein, encoding MNQERYIAVIGDGSHAPHAEQTAKKLGQMLADAGFTLVSGGLKGVMSAASEGARERGGHTVGLLPGLDREDANEFIEVPVVTGLGHMRNFLVVANADLVIAVEGGWGTLSELALAKKIGKTVIAIGRWSSIDGVLPADDPAMAVDLAKKCFAEEY
- a CDS encoding lipopolysaccharide assembly protein LapA domain-containing protein; this translates as MRYIKVLLLALLFVVAMIFFIQNTPVLSQDIQLKLEVLQWKWVSVPMPIYLFVLIAFLVGAVLSTLYFLVDKIRSGSELKAAQSKAKRLEGEVAELKKKQETASSFSSSRPSFGSSATPAAGSSDSSGEDEEQSGA
- a CDS encoding tetratricopeptide repeat protein — its product is MAPWSCFRDIFGEGAEHEGLGLLPTSEGYPDPSRDTLAAIGELSRAVESNPDAFEIYLALGNLFRSQGELERAVHLRGNLISKPGLENHLKARAFYELGRDYKRAGFMDRALEALGKAEKLADTDPIIRFELARLYAETGEMRRAADLYGELGHSLAQAHYLVRLAGERFSREDEQGGRELLDKALEVYPGAVEAWTELLLLDLQTASGEDIAERLRAALGEVSVDLRFVLLEMLLRFLDDGVGAPLDQRAAEHLLDVLREREPAALMEYYSGLISLRCGIRDEGLDRLERAVVLQPDFWPARLELLSLTLPEQGVGPVLREQLDFFLSTARAVKRYVCRVCGLRNPGVFYVCPRCQSWHSIGFRMRLSE
- the mutS gene encoding DNA mismatch repair protein MutS produces the protein MTSKTKLTPMFEQYLRMKEEHPDSLLFFRMGDFYELFFEDAETAARELQIALTSRNPNQETRVPMCGVPHHSADNYISQLLGKGYKVAVCDQVEDPKEAKGLVKRAVTRVMTPGTVTEESNLDAKDHNYLAALLFDAGSGTGAVAWIDFSTGQWSGFESRSEPVLWQWLQKMDPSEVLLAAGTEPPTQFAASVRGATHVPPGAFFDRKGAERKLMEAQGVTDLSVLDLADKPQLVRVLGGLLTYLRQTQMQDPNHLGTFQPLNLGKFCIIDEITERNLEIFRTLDGRIGKGTLRHAVDQTLTPMGGRLLEERLKRPWRDPAPIRRSLDAVQRLVDRPDPRAELRSRLGEVFDLERLSTRVFLGRATPKDLAALRHSLSLLPGLAETLRREADESPLPEAMAKMDRDWDDMADIRELLESALVDSPPPVITEGGLFRKGHSEELDELIRLTDEGEGLVSELLRREREHTGQPKLKLGFNKVFGYYFELSRSQAGELPGRFNRRQTLVNAERFITDELKELEEKLLSASDQRRDLEYSLFIELREKLARVRPRFLAVARAVAELDLWQGLAEVAHCQDWTRPALTPEQELRVRSGRHPVVEAVQGRAGFVPNDLSMEPDSRLLIITGPNMAGKSTVLRQAALIALLAQVGSYVPASEATVGLVDRIFSRVGASDNLAQGQSTFMVEMTETARILRQATKRSLVILDEIGRGTGTFDGMALAWSVVEELSRRGSGSIRTLFATHYHELTVLEGHVEGVRNYNIAVKEYKGEMIFLRRLVPGPSDKSYGVEVAKLAGVPHNVVQRAKTILGELERSRGEDSTASRAAFARQALLPGLAPPVEPSGDGTGDEEHPVLSELRGLSVDGISPMAALQLIYQWKDRLDTQ